In one Maniola hyperantus chromosome 6, iAphHyp1.2, whole genome shotgun sequence genomic region, the following are encoded:
- the Drp1 gene encoding dynamin-1-like protein isoform X7: MEALIPVINKLQDVFNTVGADAIQLPQIVVLGTQSSGKSSVIESLVGRSFLPRGPGIVTRRPLILQLVYSPKDSKEHRSAEEVYRNQETGSVSWNPLVQLLPKGTVSLEEWAKFLHTKERIYSNFDEIRQEIERETDRMAGSNKGISPEAINLKIFSTRVVNLTLVDLPGITKVPIGDQPEDIENQIRNLIIKYIANPNSIILAVTAANTDMATSEAIKMAKEVDPDGRRTLAVVTKLDLMDAGTDAIDILCGRVIPVKLGIIGVVNRSQQDIIDRKTITDALKDEATYLQRKYPTIASRNGTPYLAKTLNRLLMHHIRDCLPELKVRVNVMISQFQSLLNSYGEDVSDTSQTLLQIITKFASAYCSTIEGTSRNIETTELCGGARICYIFHETFGRTLDSIHPLVGLTRMDILTAIRNATGPRPALFVPEVSFELLVKRQIRRLEDPSLRCVELVHEEMQRIVQHCGTEVQQEMQRFPRLHQRIVDVVTLLLRTRLPATNSMVENLVAIELAYINTKHPDFRSEAALVSALLKSDGLVDDHGSMYRQKNPRPTSTPVSTVLRLFLRQMGERGSILVFLAKLLDCGQHVPAITDGQDKSPPHANHDYPGTPQVNGSPENKAMTPQKPVNLLPEVPSQTSRKLSDKELHDCDVIERLIKSYFYIVRKSIKDTVPKAVMHFLVNYVKDNLQSELVTHLYKSDQADNLLNESEHIAHRRKEAADMLKALQRAGQIISEIRETHMW; the protein is encoded by the exons atGGAAGCACTTATTCCAGTTATTAACAAGCTTCAAGACGTTTTCAACACCGTAGGAGCTGATGCCATCCAATTACCTCAAATTGTTGTACTGGGGACTCAG AGTTCAGGCAAAAGTTCAGTAATAGAGAGCCTTGTTGGGCGTTCCTTCTTACCTCGGGGTCCAGGCATTGTTACACGCCGTCCACTCATCCTGCAACTGGTGTACAGTCCAAAAGACAGCAAAGAACATCGCTCAGCAGAAGAAG TATATAGAAACCAGGAAACAGGAAGTGTATCATGGAATCCATTAGTCCAACTTTTACCCAAAG GAACTGTAAGTTTGGAAGAATGGGCCAAATTTCTGCATACAAAGGAAAGGATCTATTCGAATTTCGACGAAATTCGGCAAGAGATAGAGAGGGAGACGGACCGTATGGCCGGCAGCAACAAGGGAATAAGCCCAGAAGCAATCAATCTCAAGATTTTTTCTACCAGGGTTGTCAATTTGACACTTGTAGACCTGCCTGGAATTACAAAG GTGCCTATAGGAGATCAACCAGAAGACATAGAGAACCAAATTAGGAATCTTATAATCAAATATATTGCCAACCCTAATTCAATAATACTGGCAGTCACTGCGGCTAACACAGACATGGCCACCAGTGAAGCCATCAAAATGGCCAAGGAGGTTGATCCTGATGGAAGGAGAACATTGGCTGTGGTTACCAAGCTTGATCTCATGGATgctg gaACTGATGCAATCGACATTCTGTGTGGACGCGTGATCCCGGTCAAACTGGGAATCATTGGCGTCGTAAATCGGTCGCAGCAAGACATCATAGACAGAAAAACTATCACG GATGCCCTCAAAGATGAAGCTACGTACCTCCAAAGGAAGTATCCAACGATAGCGTCACGTAACGGCACACCTTACTTGGCGAAGACCCTAAACCGGCTTTTAATGCACCATATAAGGGACTGTCTGCCGGAACTAAAG GTGCGCGTCAACGTAATGATATCACAGTTCCAATCATTACTCAATTCGTACGGCGAAGACGTATCGGACACGTCTCAGACGCTGCTACAAATCATCACGAAGTTCGCCAGCGCGTACTGCTCCACCATAGAAGGCACGTCGAGGAATATTGAAACCACAGAGTTGTGTGGCGGCGCTAGAATATGCTACATATTCCACGAAACCTTCGGACGGACATTGGACTCTATACATCCTTTAGTAG GTTTGACGCGCATGGATATTCTGACTGCAATAAGAAACGCGACCGGCCCAAGACCGGCGCTATTTGTTCCCGAGGTTTCATTTGAGCTGTTGGTCAAACGGCAGATCAGAAGACTGGAGGATCCTTCCTTACGCTGTGTGGAGCTG GTTCACGAGGAGATGCAGCGCATCGTGCAGCACTGCGGCACGGAGGTGCAGCAGGAGATGCAGCGCTTCCCGCGCCTGCACCAGCGCATCGTGGACGTGGTCACGTTGCTGCTGCGCACGCGCCTGCCCGCCACTAACTCCATG gtTGAAAACCTAGTAGCCATCGAGCTAGCGTACATAAACACGAAACATCCGGACTTCCGGAGCGAAGCTGCTTTGGTCTCCGCCCTCCTGAAGAGCGACGGTCTGGTCGACGACCACGGTTCGATGTACCGCCAGAAGAACCCACGCCCCACTTCCACTCCGGTATCCACCGTTCTAAGA CTATTCCTTCGCCAAATGGGTGAAAGAGGGTCCATACTGGTATTCTTGGCAAAGCTACTGGATTGCGGTCAG CACGTGCCGGCCATCACGGACGGGCAGGACAAGTCGCCACCGCATGCCAACCACGACTACCCTGGTACACCACAG GTGAATGGCAGTCCGGAAAACAAAGCAATGACGCCACAGAAGCCGGTCAACTTGCTGCCCGAGGTGCCGAGCCAGACCTCCCGCAAGCTCTCCGACAAAGAACTACACGACTGCGATGTTATTG AGCGGCTGATAAAGTCGTACTTCTACATAGTACGCAAGTCGATCAAGGACACGGTACCGAAGGCTGTGATGCACTTCCTCGTGAACTACGTGAAGGACAACCTGCAGTCCGAGCTCGTCACACACCTCTACAAGTCGGACCAGGCCGACAATCTGCTCAACGAGTCCGAACACATCGCGCATCGGAGGAAGGAAGCGGCCGATATGCTCAAG GCTCTGCAGCGCGCCGGTCAAATCATAAGCGAAATCCGCGAAACCCACATGTGGTGA
- the Drp1 gene encoding dynamin-1-like protein isoform X9 produces the protein MEALIPVINKLQDVFNTVGADAIQLPQIVVLGTQSSGKSSVIESLVGRSFLPRGPGIVTRRPLILQLVYSPKDSKEHRSAEEVYRNQETGSVSWNPLVQLLPKGTVSLEEWAKFLHTKERIYSNFDEIRQEIERETDRMAGSNKGISPEAINLKIFSTRVVNLTLVDLPGITKVPIGDQPEDIENQIRNLIIKYIANPNSIILAVTAANTDMATSEAIKMAKEVDPDGRRTLAVVTKLDLMDAGTDAIDILCGRVIPVKLGIIGVVNRSQQDIIDRKTITDALKDEATYLQRKYPTIASRNGTPYLAKTLNRLLMHHIRDCLPELKVRVNVMISQFQSLLNSYGEDVSDTSQTLLQIITKFASAYCSTIEGTSRNIETTELCGGARICYIFHETFGRTLDSIHPLVGLTRMDILTAIRNATGPRPALFVPEVSFELLVKRQIRRLEDPSLRCVELVHEEMQRIVQHCGTEVQQEMQRFPRLHQRIVDVVTLLLRTRLPATNSMVENLVAIELAYINTKHPDFRSEAALVSALLKSDGLVDDHGSMYRQKNPRPTSTPVSTVLRVNGSPENKAMTPQKPVNLLPEVPSQTSRKLSDKELHDCDVIGGRSDTTNQNSNTKTTENIRMMHLSNMGDLVERLIKSYFYIVRKSIKDTVPKAVMHFLVNYVKDNLQSELVTHLYKSDQADNLLNESEHIAHRRKEAADMLKALQRAGQIISEIRETHMW, from the exons atGGAAGCACTTATTCCAGTTATTAACAAGCTTCAAGACGTTTTCAACACCGTAGGAGCTGATGCCATCCAATTACCTCAAATTGTTGTACTGGGGACTCAG AGTTCAGGCAAAAGTTCAGTAATAGAGAGCCTTGTTGGGCGTTCCTTCTTACCTCGGGGTCCAGGCATTGTTACACGCCGTCCACTCATCCTGCAACTGGTGTACAGTCCAAAAGACAGCAAAGAACATCGCTCAGCAGAAGAAG TATATAGAAACCAGGAAACAGGAAGTGTATCATGGAATCCATTAGTCCAACTTTTACCCAAAG GAACTGTAAGTTTGGAAGAATGGGCCAAATTTCTGCATACAAAGGAAAGGATCTATTCGAATTTCGACGAAATTCGGCAAGAGATAGAGAGGGAGACGGACCGTATGGCCGGCAGCAACAAGGGAATAAGCCCAGAAGCAATCAATCTCAAGATTTTTTCTACCAGGGTTGTCAATTTGACACTTGTAGACCTGCCTGGAATTACAAAG GTGCCTATAGGAGATCAACCAGAAGACATAGAGAACCAAATTAGGAATCTTATAATCAAATATATTGCCAACCCTAATTCAATAATACTGGCAGTCACTGCGGCTAACACAGACATGGCCACCAGTGAAGCCATCAAAATGGCCAAGGAGGTTGATCCTGATGGAAGGAGAACATTGGCTGTGGTTACCAAGCTTGATCTCATGGATgctg gaACTGATGCAATCGACATTCTGTGTGGACGCGTGATCCCGGTCAAACTGGGAATCATTGGCGTCGTAAATCGGTCGCAGCAAGACATCATAGACAGAAAAACTATCACG GATGCCCTCAAAGATGAAGCTACGTACCTCCAAAGGAAGTATCCAACGATAGCGTCACGTAACGGCACACCTTACTTGGCGAAGACCCTAAACCGGCTTTTAATGCACCATATAAGGGACTGTCTGCCGGAACTAAAG GTGCGCGTCAACGTAATGATATCACAGTTCCAATCATTACTCAATTCGTACGGCGAAGACGTATCGGACACGTCTCAGACGCTGCTACAAATCATCACGAAGTTCGCCAGCGCGTACTGCTCCACCATAGAAGGCACGTCGAGGAATATTGAAACCACAGAGTTGTGTGGCGGCGCTAGAATATGCTACATATTCCACGAAACCTTCGGACGGACATTGGACTCTATACATCCTTTAGTAG GTTTGACGCGCATGGATATTCTGACTGCAATAAGAAACGCGACCGGCCCAAGACCGGCGCTATTTGTTCCCGAGGTTTCATTTGAGCTGTTGGTCAAACGGCAGATCAGAAGACTGGAGGATCCTTCCTTACGCTGTGTGGAGCTG GTTCACGAGGAGATGCAGCGCATCGTGCAGCACTGCGGCACGGAGGTGCAGCAGGAGATGCAGCGCTTCCCGCGCCTGCACCAGCGCATCGTGGACGTGGTCACGTTGCTGCTGCGCACGCGCCTGCCCGCCACTAACTCCATG gtTGAAAACCTAGTAGCCATCGAGCTAGCGTACATAAACACGAAACATCCGGACTTCCGGAGCGAAGCTGCTTTGGTCTCCGCCCTCCTGAAGAGCGACGGTCTGGTCGACGACCACGGTTCGATGTACCGCCAGAAGAACCCACGCCCCACTTCCACTCCGGTATCCACCGTTCTAAGA GTGAATGGCAGTCCGGAAAACAAAGCAATGACGCCACAGAAGCCGGTCAACTTGCTGCCCGAGGTGCCGAGCCAGACCTCCCGCAAGCTCTCCGACAAAGAACTACACGACTGCGATGTTATTG GTGGACGGAGCGACACAACAAACCAAAATTCTAACACAAAGACCACAGAAAACATCCGCATGATGCATTTGAGCAATATGGGTGACTTAGTGG AGCGGCTGATAAAGTCGTACTTCTACATAGTACGCAAGTCGATCAAGGACACGGTACCGAAGGCTGTGATGCACTTCCTCGTGAACTACGTGAAGGACAACCTGCAGTCCGAGCTCGTCACACACCTCTACAAGTCGGACCAGGCCGACAATCTGCTCAACGAGTCCGAACACATCGCGCATCGGAGGAAGGAAGCGGCCGATATGCTCAAG GCTCTGCAGCGCGCCGGTCAAATCATAAGCGAAATCCGCGAAACCCACATGTGGTGA
- the Drp1 gene encoding dynamin-1-like protein isoform X12, which produces MEALIPVINKLQDVFNTVGADAIQLPQIVVLGTQSSGKSSVIESLVGRSFLPRGPGIVTRRPLILQLVYSPKDSKEHRSAEEGTVSLEEWAKFLHTKERIYSNFDEIRQEIERETDRMAGSNKGISPEAINLKIFSTRVVNLTLVDLPGITKVPIGDQPEDIENQIRNLIIKYIANPNSIILAVTAANTDMATSEAIKMAKEVDPDGRRTLAVVTKLDLMDAGTDAIDILCGRVIPVKLGIIGVVNRSQQDIIDRKTITDALKDEATYLQRKYPTIASRNGTPYLAKTLNRLLMHHIRDCLPELKVRVNVMISQFQSLLNSYGEDVSDTSQTLLQIITKFASAYCSTIEGTSRNIETTELCGGARICYIFHETFGRTLDSIHPLVGLTRMDILTAIRNATGPRPALFVPEVSFELLVKRQIRRLEDPSLRCVELVHEEMQRIVQHCGTEVQQEMQRFPRLHQRIVDVVTLLLRTRLPATNSMVENLVAIELAYINTKHPDFRSEAALVSALLKSDGLVDDHGSMYRQKNPRPTSTPVSTVLRHVPAITDGQDKSPPHANHDYPGTPQVNGSPENKAMTPQKPVNLLPEVPSQTSRKLSDKELHDCDVIERLIKSYFYIVRKSIKDTVPKAVMHFLVNYVKDNLQSELVTHLYKSDQADNLLNESEHIAHRRKEAADMLKALQRAGQIISEIRETHMW; this is translated from the exons atGGAAGCACTTATTCCAGTTATTAACAAGCTTCAAGACGTTTTCAACACCGTAGGAGCTGATGCCATCCAATTACCTCAAATTGTTGTACTGGGGACTCAG AGTTCAGGCAAAAGTTCAGTAATAGAGAGCCTTGTTGGGCGTTCCTTCTTACCTCGGGGTCCAGGCATTGTTACACGCCGTCCACTCATCCTGCAACTGGTGTACAGTCCAAAAGACAGCAAAGAACATCGCTCAGCAGAAGAAG GAACTGTAAGTTTGGAAGAATGGGCCAAATTTCTGCATACAAAGGAAAGGATCTATTCGAATTTCGACGAAATTCGGCAAGAGATAGAGAGGGAGACGGACCGTATGGCCGGCAGCAACAAGGGAATAAGCCCAGAAGCAATCAATCTCAAGATTTTTTCTACCAGGGTTGTCAATTTGACACTTGTAGACCTGCCTGGAATTACAAAG GTGCCTATAGGAGATCAACCAGAAGACATAGAGAACCAAATTAGGAATCTTATAATCAAATATATTGCCAACCCTAATTCAATAATACTGGCAGTCACTGCGGCTAACACAGACATGGCCACCAGTGAAGCCATCAAAATGGCCAAGGAGGTTGATCCTGATGGAAGGAGAACATTGGCTGTGGTTACCAAGCTTGATCTCATGGATgctg gaACTGATGCAATCGACATTCTGTGTGGACGCGTGATCCCGGTCAAACTGGGAATCATTGGCGTCGTAAATCGGTCGCAGCAAGACATCATAGACAGAAAAACTATCACG GATGCCCTCAAAGATGAAGCTACGTACCTCCAAAGGAAGTATCCAACGATAGCGTCACGTAACGGCACACCTTACTTGGCGAAGACCCTAAACCGGCTTTTAATGCACCATATAAGGGACTGTCTGCCGGAACTAAAG GTGCGCGTCAACGTAATGATATCACAGTTCCAATCATTACTCAATTCGTACGGCGAAGACGTATCGGACACGTCTCAGACGCTGCTACAAATCATCACGAAGTTCGCCAGCGCGTACTGCTCCACCATAGAAGGCACGTCGAGGAATATTGAAACCACAGAGTTGTGTGGCGGCGCTAGAATATGCTACATATTCCACGAAACCTTCGGACGGACATTGGACTCTATACATCCTTTAGTAG GTTTGACGCGCATGGATATTCTGACTGCAATAAGAAACGCGACCGGCCCAAGACCGGCGCTATTTGTTCCCGAGGTTTCATTTGAGCTGTTGGTCAAACGGCAGATCAGAAGACTGGAGGATCCTTCCTTACGCTGTGTGGAGCTG GTTCACGAGGAGATGCAGCGCATCGTGCAGCACTGCGGCACGGAGGTGCAGCAGGAGATGCAGCGCTTCCCGCGCCTGCACCAGCGCATCGTGGACGTGGTCACGTTGCTGCTGCGCACGCGCCTGCCCGCCACTAACTCCATG gtTGAAAACCTAGTAGCCATCGAGCTAGCGTACATAAACACGAAACATCCGGACTTCCGGAGCGAAGCTGCTTTGGTCTCCGCCCTCCTGAAGAGCGACGGTCTGGTCGACGACCACGGTTCGATGTACCGCCAGAAGAACCCACGCCCCACTTCCACTCCGGTATCCACCGTTCTAAGA CACGTGCCGGCCATCACGGACGGGCAGGACAAGTCGCCACCGCATGCCAACCACGACTACCCTGGTACACCACAG GTGAATGGCAGTCCGGAAAACAAAGCAATGACGCCACAGAAGCCGGTCAACTTGCTGCCCGAGGTGCCGAGCCAGACCTCCCGCAAGCTCTCCGACAAAGAACTACACGACTGCGATGTTATTG AGCGGCTGATAAAGTCGTACTTCTACATAGTACGCAAGTCGATCAAGGACACGGTACCGAAGGCTGTGATGCACTTCCTCGTGAACTACGTGAAGGACAACCTGCAGTCCGAGCTCGTCACACACCTCTACAAGTCGGACCAGGCCGACAATCTGCTCAACGAGTCCGAACACATCGCGCATCGGAGGAAGGAAGCGGCCGATATGCTCAAG GCTCTGCAGCGCGCCGGTCAAATCATAAGCGAAATCCGCGAAACCCACATGTGGTGA
- the Drp1 gene encoding dynamin-1-like protein isoform X14, which yields MAGSNKGISPEAINLKIFSTRVVNLTLVDLPGITKVPIGDQPEDIENQIRNLIIKYIANPNSIILAVTAANTDMATSEAIKMAKEVDPDGRRTLAVVTKLDLMDAGTDAIDILCGRVIPVKLGIIGVVNRSQQDIIDRKTITDALKDEATYLQRKYPTIASRNGTPYLAKTLNRLLMHHIRDCLPELKVRVNVMISQFQSLLNSYGEDVSDTSQTLLQIITKFASAYCSTIEGTSRNIETTELCGGARICYIFHETFGRTLDSIHPLVGLTRMDILTAIRNATGPRPALFVPEVSFELLVKRQIRRLEDPSLRCVELVHEEMQRIVQHCGTEVQQEMQRFPRLHQRIVDVVTLLLRTRLPATNSMVENLVAIELAYINTKHPDFRSEAALVSALLKSDGLVDDHGSMYRQKNPRPTSTPVSTVLRLFLRQMGERGSILVFLAKLLDCGQHVPAITDGQDKSPPHANHDYPGTPQVNGSPENKAMTPQKPVNLLPEVPSQTSRKLSDKELHDCDVIGGRSDTTNQNSNTKTTENIRMMHLSNMGDLVERLIKSYFYIVRKSIKDTVPKAVMHFLVNYVKDNLQSELVTHLYKSDQADNLLNESEHIAHRRKEAADMLKALQRAGQIISEIRETHMW from the exons ATGGCCGGCAGCAACAAGGGAATAAGCCCAGAAGCAATCAATCTCAAGATTTTTTCTACCAGGGTTGTCAATTTGACACTTGTAGACCTGCCTGGAATTACAAAG GTGCCTATAGGAGATCAACCAGAAGACATAGAGAACCAAATTAGGAATCTTATAATCAAATATATTGCCAACCCTAATTCAATAATACTGGCAGTCACTGCGGCTAACACAGACATGGCCACCAGTGAAGCCATCAAAATGGCCAAGGAGGTTGATCCTGATGGAAGGAGAACATTGGCTGTGGTTACCAAGCTTGATCTCATGGATgctg gaACTGATGCAATCGACATTCTGTGTGGACGCGTGATCCCGGTCAAACTGGGAATCATTGGCGTCGTAAATCGGTCGCAGCAAGACATCATAGACAGAAAAACTATCACG GATGCCCTCAAAGATGAAGCTACGTACCTCCAAAGGAAGTATCCAACGATAGCGTCACGTAACGGCACACCTTACTTGGCGAAGACCCTAAACCGGCTTTTAATGCACCATATAAGGGACTGTCTGCCGGAACTAAAG GTGCGCGTCAACGTAATGATATCACAGTTCCAATCATTACTCAATTCGTACGGCGAAGACGTATCGGACACGTCTCAGACGCTGCTACAAATCATCACGAAGTTCGCCAGCGCGTACTGCTCCACCATAGAAGGCACGTCGAGGAATATTGAAACCACAGAGTTGTGTGGCGGCGCTAGAATATGCTACATATTCCACGAAACCTTCGGACGGACATTGGACTCTATACATCCTTTAGTAG GTTTGACGCGCATGGATATTCTGACTGCAATAAGAAACGCGACCGGCCCAAGACCGGCGCTATTTGTTCCCGAGGTTTCATTTGAGCTGTTGGTCAAACGGCAGATCAGAAGACTGGAGGATCCTTCCTTACGCTGTGTGGAGCTG GTTCACGAGGAGATGCAGCGCATCGTGCAGCACTGCGGCACGGAGGTGCAGCAGGAGATGCAGCGCTTCCCGCGCCTGCACCAGCGCATCGTGGACGTGGTCACGTTGCTGCTGCGCACGCGCCTGCCCGCCACTAACTCCATG gtTGAAAACCTAGTAGCCATCGAGCTAGCGTACATAAACACGAAACATCCGGACTTCCGGAGCGAAGCTGCTTTGGTCTCCGCCCTCCTGAAGAGCGACGGTCTGGTCGACGACCACGGTTCGATGTACCGCCAGAAGAACCCACGCCCCACTTCCACTCCGGTATCCACCGTTCTAAGA CTATTCCTTCGCCAAATGGGTGAAAGAGGGTCCATACTGGTATTCTTGGCAAAGCTACTGGATTGCGGTCAG CACGTGCCGGCCATCACGGACGGGCAGGACAAGTCGCCACCGCATGCCAACCACGACTACCCTGGTACACCACAG GTGAATGGCAGTCCGGAAAACAAAGCAATGACGCCACAGAAGCCGGTCAACTTGCTGCCCGAGGTGCCGAGCCAGACCTCCCGCAAGCTCTCCGACAAAGAACTACACGACTGCGATGTTATTG GTGGACGGAGCGACACAACAAACCAAAATTCTAACACAAAGACCACAGAAAACATCCGCATGATGCATTTGAGCAATATGGGTGACTTAGTGG AGCGGCTGATAAAGTCGTACTTCTACATAGTACGCAAGTCGATCAAGGACACGGTACCGAAGGCTGTGATGCACTTCCTCGTGAACTACGTGAAGGACAACCTGCAGTCCGAGCTCGTCACACACCTCTACAAGTCGGACCAGGCCGACAATCTGCTCAACGAGTCCGAACACATCGCGCATCGGAGGAAGGAAGCGGCCGATATGCTCAAG GCTCTGCAGCGCGCCGGTCAAATCATAAGCGAAATCCGCGAAACCCACATGTGGTGA
- the Drp1 gene encoding dynamin-1-like protein isoform X10, with product MEALIPVINKLQDVFNTVGADAIQLPQIVVLGTQSSGKSSVIESLVGRSFLPRGPGIVTRRPLILQLVYSPKDSKEHRSAEEGTVSLEEWAKFLHTKERIYSNFDEIRQEIERETDRMAGSNKGISPEAINLKIFSTRVVNLTLVDLPGITKVPIGDQPEDIENQIRNLIIKYIANPNSIILAVTAANTDMATSEAIKMAKEVDPDGRRTLAVVTKLDLMDAGTDAIDILCGRVIPVKLGIIGVVNRSQQDIIDRKTITDALKDEATYLQRKYPTIASRNGTPYLAKTLNRLLMHHIRDCLPELKVRVNVMISQFQSLLNSYGEDVSDTSQTLLQIITKFASAYCSTIEGTSRNIETTELCGGARICYIFHETFGRTLDSIHPLVGLTRMDILTAIRNATGPRPALFVPEVSFELLVKRQIRRLEDPSLRCVELVHEEMQRIVQHCGTEVQQEMQRFPRLHQRIVDVVTLLLRTRLPATNSMVENLVAIELAYINTKHPDFRSEAALVSALLKSDGLVDDHGSMYRQKNPRPTSTPHVPAITDGQDKSPPHANHDYPGTPQVNGSPENKAMTPQKPVNLLPEVPSQTSRKLSDKELHDCDVIGGRSDTTNQNSNTKTTENIRMMHLSNMGDLVERLIKSYFYIVRKSIKDTVPKAVMHFLVNYVKDNLQSELVTHLYKSDQADNLLNESEHIAHRRKEAADMLKALQRAGQIISEIRETHMW from the exons atGGAAGCACTTATTCCAGTTATTAACAAGCTTCAAGACGTTTTCAACACCGTAGGAGCTGATGCCATCCAATTACCTCAAATTGTTGTACTGGGGACTCAG AGTTCAGGCAAAAGTTCAGTAATAGAGAGCCTTGTTGGGCGTTCCTTCTTACCTCGGGGTCCAGGCATTGTTACACGCCGTCCACTCATCCTGCAACTGGTGTACAGTCCAAAAGACAGCAAAGAACATCGCTCAGCAGAAGAAG GAACTGTAAGTTTGGAAGAATGGGCCAAATTTCTGCATACAAAGGAAAGGATCTATTCGAATTTCGACGAAATTCGGCAAGAGATAGAGAGGGAGACGGACCGTATGGCCGGCAGCAACAAGGGAATAAGCCCAGAAGCAATCAATCTCAAGATTTTTTCTACCAGGGTTGTCAATTTGACACTTGTAGACCTGCCTGGAATTACAAAG GTGCCTATAGGAGATCAACCAGAAGACATAGAGAACCAAATTAGGAATCTTATAATCAAATATATTGCCAACCCTAATTCAATAATACTGGCAGTCACTGCGGCTAACACAGACATGGCCACCAGTGAAGCCATCAAAATGGCCAAGGAGGTTGATCCTGATGGAAGGAGAACATTGGCTGTGGTTACCAAGCTTGATCTCATGGATgctg gaACTGATGCAATCGACATTCTGTGTGGACGCGTGATCCCGGTCAAACTGGGAATCATTGGCGTCGTAAATCGGTCGCAGCAAGACATCATAGACAGAAAAACTATCACG GATGCCCTCAAAGATGAAGCTACGTACCTCCAAAGGAAGTATCCAACGATAGCGTCACGTAACGGCACACCTTACTTGGCGAAGACCCTAAACCGGCTTTTAATGCACCATATAAGGGACTGTCTGCCGGAACTAAAG GTGCGCGTCAACGTAATGATATCACAGTTCCAATCATTACTCAATTCGTACGGCGAAGACGTATCGGACACGTCTCAGACGCTGCTACAAATCATCACGAAGTTCGCCAGCGCGTACTGCTCCACCATAGAAGGCACGTCGAGGAATATTGAAACCACAGAGTTGTGTGGCGGCGCTAGAATATGCTACATATTCCACGAAACCTTCGGACGGACATTGGACTCTATACATCCTTTAGTAG GTTTGACGCGCATGGATATTCTGACTGCAATAAGAAACGCGACCGGCCCAAGACCGGCGCTATTTGTTCCCGAGGTTTCATTTGAGCTGTTGGTCAAACGGCAGATCAGAAGACTGGAGGATCCTTCCTTACGCTGTGTGGAGCTG GTTCACGAGGAGATGCAGCGCATCGTGCAGCACTGCGGCACGGAGGTGCAGCAGGAGATGCAGCGCTTCCCGCGCCTGCACCAGCGCATCGTGGACGTGGTCACGTTGCTGCTGCGCACGCGCCTGCCCGCCACTAACTCCATG gtTGAAAACCTAGTAGCCATCGAGCTAGCGTACATAAACACGAAACATCCGGACTTCCGGAGCGAAGCTGCTTTGGTCTCCGCCCTCCTGAAGAGCGACGGTCTGGTCGACGACCACGGTTCGATGTACCGCCAGAAGAACCCACGCCCCACTTCCACTCCG CACGTGCCGGCCATCACGGACGGGCAGGACAAGTCGCCACCGCATGCCAACCACGACTACCCTGGTACACCACAG GTGAATGGCAGTCCGGAAAACAAAGCAATGACGCCACAGAAGCCGGTCAACTTGCTGCCCGAGGTGCCGAGCCAGACCTCCCGCAAGCTCTCCGACAAAGAACTACACGACTGCGATGTTATTG GTGGACGGAGCGACACAACAAACCAAAATTCTAACACAAAGACCACAGAAAACATCCGCATGATGCATTTGAGCAATATGGGTGACTTAGTGG AGCGGCTGATAAAGTCGTACTTCTACATAGTACGCAAGTCGATCAAGGACACGGTACCGAAGGCTGTGATGCACTTCCTCGTGAACTACGTGAAGGACAACCTGCAGTCCGAGCTCGTCACACACCTCTACAAGTCGGACCAGGCCGACAATCTGCTCAACGAGTCCGAACACATCGCGCATCGGAGGAAGGAAGCGGCCGATATGCTCAAG GCTCTGCAGCGCGCCGGTCAAATCATAAGCGAAATCCGCGAAACCCACATGTGGTGA